In Kordia antarctica, the following proteins share a genomic window:
- the feoB gene encoding ferrous iron transport protein B translates to MSDAMIKVALIGNPNTGKTSLFNHLTGLNQKVGNYPGITVDKKTGICKLSKTQKATILDLPGTYSLNASSADEKITIDTLNDATNEFSPDVAVVVTDVEQLKRNLLVFTQVKDLEIPTLLVINMADRMQSRGISLNIPQLEADLNTKIIVISSKLQTGIDDLKEAIISYTSLSTERCISAGKIENNTITHPELLTSLSAIELKKVQHRETIIRYQFINAALKKSYKIDRSKASDLQAKLDRIFTHKIFGYVIFGVLLLLIFQVIFEWSSVPMEFIDGAFGSLADWTKETLPEGMFTNLLAEGIIAGLGGIVIFIPQIAFLFLFIAILEESGYMSRVVFLMDKIMRRFGLSGKSVVPLISGAACAIPAIMATRNIESWKERLITILVTPFITCSARLPVYAILIALVIPSERVFWIFNWQGITLMALYIIGFAMALLSAYILHKTLKIESKSYFVVEMPKYKVPLFKNVAFTVIEKTKTFVFEAGKIILAISIILWVLASVGVNEKFDNADAIITESVSKNGFNEIQEVSLNNKVIRFKQSLADEASEAGKTITAQEINSAIAEKTPEFRQAVIDDEISALRLENSALGTIGKAIEPAIKPLGYDWKIGIALVSSFAAREVFIGTLATIYSVGSEGDDEEANTIKAKMESEVHASSGKKVFTFASGISLLLFYAFAMQCMSTLAIVKRETNGWKWPMVQLFGMTAIAYVAGLIAYQLLK, encoded by the coding sequence TCCTCAGCAGATGAAAAAATCACGATTGATACGTTAAATGATGCAACGAACGAGTTTTCTCCAGATGTTGCTGTTGTTGTCACTGATGTAGAACAACTAAAGCGTAACTTGTTAGTTTTCACGCAAGTGAAAGATTTAGAAATTCCAACTTTGTTAGTCATTAATATGGCGGACAGAATGCAATCGAGAGGAATTTCATTAAATATTCCGCAATTAGAAGCAGATTTAAATACCAAAATTATAGTCATCAGTTCTAAACTTCAAACAGGAATAGACGATCTTAAAGAGGCGATTATTAGTTATACTTCACTTTCAACCGAACGTTGTATTTCTGCGGGGAAAATTGAAAATAATACGATTACACATCCTGAGTTATTGACGTCTTTATCTGCAATAGAACTCAAAAAAGTACAACATCGCGAAACCATTATTCGGTATCAATTTATCAATGCAGCGCTTAAAAAATCGTATAAAATTGATCGCTCAAAAGCATCTGATTTACAAGCAAAACTCGATCGTATTTTTACACACAAAATATTCGGATATGTGATTTTTGGAGTCTTATTATTACTTATTTTTCAAGTAATTTTTGAATGGAGTTCGGTGCCAATGGAATTCATTGATGGTGCGTTTGGCTCGTTGGCAGATTGGACAAAAGAAACCTTACCCGAAGGAATGTTTACCAATTTACTCGCCGAAGGAATCATTGCAGGTTTGGGCGGAATCGTCATTTTTATTCCACAAATTGCGTTTCTATTTCTATTTATCGCCATTTTGGAAGAAAGTGGTTATATGAGTCGAGTTGTCTTTTTGATGGATAAAATAATGCGCCGATTCGGCTTAAGCGGAAAAAGTGTTGTTCCTTTAATTTCCGGTGCTGCGTGCGCAATTCCGGCAATTATGGCAACCAGAAACATTGAAAGTTGGAAAGAACGTTTAATCACAATATTAGTCACGCCATTTATCACCTGTTCGGCTCGATTGCCTGTATATGCAATTTTAATCGCGCTCGTTATTCCGAGTGAACGCGTATTTTGGATTTTTAATTGGCAAGGAATTACGTTGATGGCTTTATACATTATCGGATTCGCGATGGCGTTGCTTTCGGCATACATTTTACACAAAACATTAAAGATTGAAAGTAAATCTTATTTTGTTGTAGAAATGCCAAAATACAAAGTTCCATTGTTTAAAAATGTAGCATTTACAGTAATTGAAAAGACCAAAACGTTTGTGTTTGAAGCTGGAAAAATCATTTTAGCAATCTCAATTATATTATGGGTTTTGGCGTCCGTTGGCGTAAATGAAAAATTTGATAATGCAGATGCGATCATTACGGAATCAGTTTCCAAAAATGGTTTCAACGAGATTCAAGAAGTATCTTTAAACAATAAAGTTATTCGCTTCAAGCAAAGTTTAGCAGATGAAGCTTCAGAAGCAGGAAAAACGATTACTGCACAAGAGATTAATTCAGCCATAGCTGAAAAAACACCTGAGTTTAGACAAGCAGTTATTGACGATGAAATTTCGGCATTGCGTTTAGAAAATTCTGCGTTAGGAACTATCGGAAAAGCAATTGAACCTGCGATAAAACCTTTAGGATACGACTGGAAAATAGGAATTGCCTTAGTAAGTTCATTTGCCGCGCGTGAAGTGTTTATAGGAACGTTGGCAACAATTTACAGCGTAGGAAGCGAAGGCGATGACGAAGAAGCAAATACGATTAAAGCAAAAATGGAATCGGAAGTACATGCGAGTTCAGGCAAAAAAGTATTTACGTTTGCTTCAGGAATATCATTACTATTATTTTATGCGTTTGCGATGCAATGTATGAGTACGTTAGCCATTGTAAAACGGGAAACCAACGGCTGGAAATGGCCAATGGTTCAGTTATTTGGAATGACAGCTATTGCGTATGTAGCAGGATTAATAGCGTATCAATTATTAAAATAG
- a CDS encoding FeoB-associated Cys-rich membrane protein has product MIQGILVGITFSIAVGFIIKKFFWKKKTAKACGKDDCGC; this is encoded by the coding sequence ATGATTCAAGGAATATTAGTTGGCATTACGTTTAGTATCGCAGTTGGTTTTATTATTAAAAAATTCTTCTGGAAAAAGAAAACCGCAAAAGCGTGTGGAAAAGACGATTGCGGTTGTTAA
- a CDS encoding outer membrane beta-barrel protein: MKKITLLVCILMAMFVNAQDDATTSDKLTFAKGTQLINGSITLNIGNSDVEGTTQTQESKNFGFSISPSYAYAISEDFFLGLGLGYGYNSRENELNGVTDSETKASSYNIFPYVRYYKGIGKKLAFYIQGEARYSYTNFEFNGVDGSTSNRFFIGVRPGITWMLNKNLGLETSIGALGYTTDKVENETTGTDVKTNNINFSLNSSNLLFGLSYYF; this comes from the coding sequence ATGAAAAAAATTACACTTTTGGTATGCATTCTTATGGCTATGTTTGTAAATGCGCAAGATGACGCAACTACTTCTGACAAACTAACGTTTGCGAAAGGAACTCAATTAATAAACGGAAGTATTACTTTGAATATTGGCAATTCTGATGTTGAAGGAACTACACAAACACAAGAAAGTAAAAATTTCGGATTCAGCATTAGTCCGTCATATGCATATGCTATTAGCGAAGATTTCTTTTTAGGACTCGGATTGGGTTATGGCTACAACTCAAGAGAAAATGAGCTTAATGGAGTTACTGATAGTGAAACCAAAGCAAGTTCATATAACATATTTCCATATGTACGTTATTACAAAGGAATTGGAAAAAAATTAGCGTTTTATATCCAAGGAGAAGCGCGATATTCGTATACGAATTTTGAGTTTAACGGCGTAGATGGCAGTACATCAAATAGATTTTTTATTGGTGTACGACCAGGAATTACTTGGATGTTGAACAAAAATTTAGGATTAGAAACGTCCATTGGAGCTTTAGGATATACAACAGATAAAGTTGAAAACGAAACGACAGGAACAGATGTTAAAACGAATAACATTAACTTCTCTTTAAACTCATCTAACTTACTTTTCGGATTGAGTTATTATTTCTAG
- a CDS encoding metal ABC transporter permease, with amino-acid sequence MNSAQIIIQIIVALVAVACAIPGTFLVLRKMSLISDAISHSILLGIVIGFFIVKDTSSPLLIVLAALTGVITVMLVEFIQKTGLVKEDTAIGLVFPALFSIGVILIAKNANDVHLDIDSVMVGDLSFAPFDPLLINCTEGIADSCINLGPKAIWVIGTILLITLVLLFLFFKELKVSTFDAGLAAALGFSPIIMHYGLMTVSSITIVGAFDAVGPILVVALMIAPAATAYLFTKDLKKMLLLSCFFGVFAAISGYWLAHMLDASISGSMTTVLAVLFLLVYEPIITSIVVSFIAGTSIIFHQYLGKTTDGLEHLLLWQKLKAIFSQFTFLDYVYIFGITAILTTFLIYILPKRGVIFGYYKVRQQKTEIMLLVFLLHIRNHTEESERHVKHLNEHINWQRIRSKSIVELAQKNNMITITDQIISLTAKGEDFTEKAIDYIITNKDTEIEGMKDDFFLFRG; translated from the coding sequence ATGAATAGCGCGCAAATTATCATCCAAATTATCGTGGCGCTCGTAGCAGTTGCCTGTGCCATTCCAGGGACATTCTTGGTATTGCGGAAAATGTCGTTGATAAGCGACGCAATTAGTCATTCCATCTTATTAGGAATTGTAATTGGTTTTTTTATTGTGAAAGATACTTCTTCGCCTTTATTAATTGTTTTAGCTGCTTTAACTGGTGTTATCACAGTAATGTTGGTGGAGTTTATCCAGAAAACTGGCTTGGTAAAAGAAGATACAGCAATCGGGCTCGTATTTCCAGCACTATTCAGTATTGGAGTTATCTTAATTGCCAAAAACGCAAATGATGTACATTTAGATATCGATTCGGTAATGGTTGGCGATTTAAGTTTTGCACCTTTTGATCCGTTATTAATTAATTGCACCGAAGGAATTGCCGATTCATGCATCAATCTTGGCCCAAAAGCCATTTGGGTTATTGGAACAATTTTGTTGATTACGTTAGTCTTACTCTTTTTGTTTTTCAAAGAACTAAAAGTAAGCACATTTGACGCAGGTTTGGCGGCTGCACTTGGTTTCTCGCCAATTATAATGCATTACGGACTCATGACAGTTTCGTCAATTACCATTGTTGGCGCGTTTGATGCAGTTGGGCCAATATTAGTCGTCGCGCTCATGATTGCGCCCGCGGCAACCGCCTATTTATTTACCAAAGACTTAAAGAAAATGCTATTGCTTTCTTGCTTTTTTGGTGTGTTTGCGGCAATTTCAGGCTATTGGTTAGCACATATGTTAGATGCTTCTATTTCGGGTTCTATGACAACGGTTTTAGCAGTTTTGTTTTTGCTTGTATATGAACCAATAATTACTTCAATTGTGGTGAGTTTTATTGCAGGAACAAGCATTATATTTCATCAATATTTAGGAAAAACTACAGATGGTTTGGAACACTTACTTTTATGGCAGAAGCTAAAAGCTATTTTTTCACAATTTACTTTTTTAGATTATGTATATATTTTTGGAATTACGGCAATCCTAACAACATTTTTAATTTATATTTTACCCAAAAGAGGTGTTATTTTTGGCTACTACAAAGTGAGACAACAGAAAACTGAAATCATGTTGTTGGTCTTTTTATTACACATTCGCAATCATACAGAAGAAAGCGAACGTCATGTAAAACACTTAAACGAACACATTAATTGGCAACGCATCCGATCAAAATCAATTGTGGAATTGGCTCAAAAAAATAATATGATTACGATAACGGATCAAATCATTTCGTTAACGGCAAAAGGAGAAGATTTCACTGAAAAAGCCATCGATTATATCATTACAAATAAAGATACTGAAATTGAAGGAATGAAAGATGATTTCTTCTTGTTCAGAGGATAA
- a CDS encoding metal ABC transporter permease, which translates to MDIQEYISLVFEDYTLRTITLGTAILGAICGMLGSFAVLRKQSLLGDAISHAALPGIAIAFLIMGAKDNNTLLIGALISGLIGTFWIRGITKNTHLKSDTALGLTLSLFFGFGMLLLTFIQKQPNASQAGLDKYLFGQAATLLEKDVWLMAIVAGVCLVILLLFWKEFKILLFDADYTKTLGFNTTFIDILITTFIVITIVLGLQTVGVVLMSAMLLAPAAAARQWTNSLGIMVILAAIFGAFSGVVGTGISASQSNLPTGPVIVLVAASIVLFSFIFSPNRGLLFREIRFRKNRNNIKMQKTLAFMYGIAKNHENISHPHMINILNGFQGFSKKSLQELVDLNYVKIKGKKWSMTQQGFETAANLYDQQIRNTHE; encoded by the coding sequence ATGGACATTCAAGAATACATATCGCTTGTTTTTGAAGATTATACCTTACGTACCATAACGCTTGGAACGGCAATATTGGGTGCAATTTGCGGAATGTTGGGAAGTTTTGCAGTATTACGAAAGCAAAGTTTATTAGGTGACGCAATTTCGCATGCAGCCTTACCAGGAATTGCTATTGCATTCTTAATTATGGGCGCAAAAGACAACAATACGCTATTAATTGGCGCTTTAATTAGTGGATTAATTGGAACATTTTGGATTCGCGGAATTACGAAAAACACACACTTAAAATCGGATACTGCACTTGGTTTAACACTTTCCTTATTCTTTGGTTTTGGAATGTTATTATTAACTTTTATTCAAAAACAACCGAATGCCAGTCAAGCAGGATTGGACAAATATTTATTTGGGCAAGCCGCAACATTACTAGAAAAAGATGTTTGGCTCATGGCAATTGTTGCAGGAGTTTGTTTAGTCATTTTATTATTATTTTGGAAAGAATTTAAAATCTTACTTTTTGATGCCGATTATACCAAAACACTCGGTTTCAACACAACATTTATTGACATTTTAATCACAACATTTATTGTAATTACCATTGTTTTAGGATTGCAAACCGTTGGAGTTGTATTAATGAGCGCGATGTTATTAGCGCCAGCCGCCGCCGCACGACAATGGACAAATAGCTTAGGAATTATGGTGATTTTGGCAGCAATCTTCGGAGCATTTTCAGGAGTTGTTGGCACCGGAATTAGCGCAAGTCAAAGTAATTTACCAACAGGTCCAGTCATTGTATTAGTTGCAGCAAGTATTGTATTATTTTCGTTTATTTTCTCGCCAAACAGAGGATTATTATTCAGAGAAATTCGATTCCGAAAAAACAGAAATAACATCAAAATGCAAAAAACGTTGGCATTTATGTACGGAATTGCCAAAAATCATGAAAATATCTCGCATCCACATATGATTAATATATTAAATGGTTTTCAAGGGTTTTCTAAAAAATCATTACAGGAATTGGTCGATTTGAATTATGTAAAAATCAAAGGAAAAAAATGGTCTATGACGCAACAAGGATTTGAAACTGCGGCAAATTTATACGATCAACAAATAAGAAATACGCATGAATAG
- a CDS encoding DUF3843 family protein, translating into MKKDQIYINHWLQLKPYTNETNIDLYYLNICNTIYAKIDIGEKIVLLSYISQDDLKMLTCFIVSYFEDVISKIGFWETFQQQYKSQNNKQLPFYAIANQDYNEGDINIQDISFLIWYYINTIQKEHSISPFNKFILDISLSAMEVFEEEYEYVPENDKLKTCYTLAKNVDFYDVREFIQKVIFSGFLFYPDINQRHDLELEELLLEKKDEEEYMKLSYIREFRETYTFNKKSSLLAMSASEWGYHFLKNTHQKTQGAETISKRVVGFFLYKNQDKNLIYLEHIASGKSFELTKKSFDDYNNLKEDEILYIGLVKWEGYWWFSGNYYKQEFNADLILDQKNSAVDRASVNFLNPTEYTQSFLEDQKKTFLKLNKGSLTITLPENKVDDFIQSFITHHNDTLKLSKEEIKESEERIKKEGFFHEEFSNQEEDQNFIDVNEKVVLFFNPSSGIEIFYGLETIFPNETHNSNLLEITKSDIISLLFSPEYSPELIHYFIKKFKNKVSILKESPLKEYIAELDFLLQFSKINHYEEQNRITFIGNS; encoded by the coding sequence ATGAAAAAAGATCAAATTTATATCAATCATTGGCTACAATTAAAACCATATACCAACGAAACCAATATTGATCTCTATTATTTAAATATTTGTAATACTATTTATGCTAAAATAGATATTGGAGAAAAAATAGTTCTGCTCAGTTATATAAGCCAAGATGATCTTAAAATGCTCACTTGTTTTATAGTGTCTTATTTTGAAGATGTTATTAGTAAAATAGGCTTTTGGGAAACCTTTCAACAACAATATAAAAGTCAGAATAACAAACAGTTACCTTTTTATGCAATTGCAAATCAGGACTATAATGAAGGAGATATTAATATTCAAGATATTTCTTTTTTAATTTGGTATTATATCAATACAATTCAAAAAGAGCATTCTATTAGTCCTTTTAATAAATTTATTTTAGATATTTCTTTATCTGCAATGGAAGTTTTTGAAGAAGAATATGAATATGTGCCAGAAAACGATAAGCTAAAAACATGCTATACATTAGCTAAAAATGTTGATTTTTATGATGTTAGAGAATTTATTCAAAAAGTTATTTTTAGTGGGTTTCTTTTTTATCCTGATATCAATCAAAGACACGATTTAGAATTAGAAGAACTATTACTTGAAAAGAAAGATGAAGAAGAATACATGAAATTAAGCTACATTAGAGAGTTCAGAGAAACTTATACATTTAACAAAAAGAGCTCTTTATTAGCAATGAGTGCTTCAGAATGGGGTTATCATTTTCTGAAAAATACACATCAAAAAACGCAAGGCGCTGAAACCATTTCAAAAAGAGTAGTTGGCTTTTTTCTTTATAAAAATCAAGATAAAAACCTTATATATTTAGAGCATATTGCTTCTGGAAAATCTTTTGAATTAACTAAAAAATCTTTTGATGATTACAACAATTTAAAAGAAGACGAAATATTATACATAGGTTTAGTAAAATGGGAAGGTTATTGGTGGTTTTCTGGTAATTATTATAAACAAGAGTTTAATGCTGATTTAATTTTGGATCAAAAAAATTCAGCAGTAGATAGAGCTTCTGTAAATTTCTTGAATCCTACTGAATACACACAATCTTTTTTAGAAGATCAAAAAAAGACATTTTTAAAACTTAATAAAGGAAGTCTTACAATTACTTTACCTGAAAATAAAGTGGATGATTTTATACAGTCTTTCATAACGCATCATAATGATACTTTAAAACTATCCAAAGAAGAAATTAAGGAATCCGAAGAAAGAATCAAAAAAGAAGGTTTTTTTCATGAAGAATTTTCAAACCAAGAAGAAGATCAAAATTTCATCGATGTAAATGAAAAAGTAGTATTATTTTTCAATCCTTCAAGTGGAATAGAAATATTTTATGGGCTAGAAACTATTTTTCCAAATGAAACACACAATTCTAACCTTCTTGAAATTACAAAAAGTGATATAATAAGCTTGCTTTTTAGTCCAGAATATTCTCCTGAGTTGATTCATTATTTTATAAAAAAATTCAAAAATAAAGTGTCTATTTTAAAAGAATCTCCACTAAAGGAATATATAGCGGAATTAGACTTTTTATTGCAATTCAGTAAAATCAATCATTATGAAGAGCAAAATAGAATAACATTTATAGGTAATTCATAA
- a CDS encoding metal ABC transporter ATP-binding protein — translation MKQKYAITVDDLTVAYNYKPVLWDIDLMIPESVLMCIVGPNGAGKSTLIKAILGIIKPIAGTVSIFGKPYEKQRSLVAYVPQKGSVDWDFPTTALDVVMMGTYGSLGWIKRPGQKEKKAALEALEKVGMLPFKSRQISQLSGGQQQRIFLARALVQDASIYFMDEPFQGVDATTEKAIINILKELRKAGKTVVVVHHDLQTVPEYFDWVTFLNVKKIATGPVKDIFNDDNLTKTYGINYKVSVQE, via the coding sequence ATGAAACAAAAATACGCCATCACAGTTGATGATCTTACAGTTGCATACAACTACAAACCAGTACTTTGGGATATTGATTTAATGATTCCTGAAAGTGTATTAATGTGTATTGTAGGGCCAAATGGCGCAGGAAAATCTACGTTAATAAAAGCAATCTTGGGAATTATAAAACCGATTGCAGGAACAGTTTCTATCTTCGGGAAACCGTATGAAAAACAACGTTCGTTAGTTGCGTATGTTCCACAAAAAGGAAGTGTAGATTGGGATTTTCCAACAACTGCGTTAGATGTTGTCATGATGGGAACATACGGAAGCCTCGGTTGGATAAAGCGTCCTGGACAAAAAGAAAAAAAAGCAGCCTTAGAAGCGTTGGAAAAAGTAGGAATGTTGCCGTTTAAAAGTAGACAAATCAGTCAACTTTCGGGCGGACAACAACAACGAATTTTCTTAGCGAGAGCGTTGGTGCAAGATGCTTCCATCTATTTTATGGACGAACCTTTTCAGGGAGTTGATGCAACTACGGAAAAAGCGATTATCAACATTCTCAAGGAATTACGAAAAGCAGGAAAAACAGTTGTTGTGGTACATCACGATTTACAAACTGTTCCTGAATATTTTGATTGGGTAACTTTTTTAAACGTAAAAAAAATAGCAACAGGTCCAGTAAAAGATATTTTTAATGATGATAATTTGACTAAAACCTACGGAATCAATTACAAAGTAAGTGTTCAAGAATAA